The sequence CCACATCCTGGATCCTTGCATCCCTGAGTGCCTTTGCATATACCATGTATACCATGCACTATCCCTTCTGCAAAGCCCGGATGATCAGGCACCTGCTTTGTGAGATCCCACCTCTGCTGAAGTTGGCCTGTGCAGATACCTCCAGATACGAGCTCATGGTGTATGTGATGGGTGTGACCTTCCTGATGCCCCCTCTTGTTGCTATCCTGGTCTCCTACACACTAATCTTATTCACTGTGCTCCACATGCCCTCAAATGAGGGGAGGCAGAAAGCCCTAGTCACCTGTTCTTCCCACCTGACTGTGGTCGGGATGTTCTATGGAGCTGCCACGTTCATGTACATCCTGCCCAGTTCTCTGCACAGCCCCAAGCAGGACAACATCATCTCCGTTTTCTACACAATTGTCACTCCAGCCCTGAACCCCctcatctacagcctgaggaatAAGGAGGTCATGGGGGCCTTGAGGAGGGTCATGGGGAAATACATGCTGAGGACATACCCCACCTTCTAGGGAGGGATCATGGCTTGATTCTGAAATTTATTCGTCATCAAACTCAGATTTCTGAGAGAGTCAGATAATCACGATAGAAACACCACAGTGCAGAGTAGAACTTGACTTGTCAACTGCTCTTTTttggggggctggagggtgggtaagagatcaatcgaaggacttgtatgcatgcatataagcataaccaatagacacaagacactggggggtaggggaggccaggggaatgtcaagggggggggggaaggagacatatgtaatactctttgtaatactttaagcaataaaacaaaattttaaaaaaaataaatcttcttTCCGTGAGGCTACTTAGAAGGTATAAGTCATACCCTATTAAAAATGTACTCTGTATTTTCCCAGGTAACTACTACATTTAAAAGATCTAGGGGCCTTTGCCAACTGGGATGCGACATCTAACCTTGGGAGTCCAAACAGACCAAGATTagccccaaagaaaagaaagtttcaaATGGAGGCCTAAGCAAGACTCAGACATCAGGGGAGGGAACCTTAAATTTATGCAAATTTTAGACTAACTGACCCTGTTAAAGATCATGTAGGCAGCCTCGTTTAATGCCCAAAGTAGTAGTAGTTTGCATGTGTTTGCTTCACGTTCACTCCCTTTTCCAAACATCAGCTATTATGGAAACTTCCCCACCTGCGCACTCCAAcaggtgatttttctttgtctttttgtttgtttttggcatGGATGTTTTTATATTGCTCTAAATCCAAATAttactgaaatgaataaaataaaaagttaaggcAGCTCATCAGCAAGGTCCACGGTAAATAACTATGCTTTAACACagacacaaaacaaaactgcTTTCCCATTTTCTTAAGGTTGTCTTGAAATCTCCCTACAATTGCAAAGGGCTCATATGCTTAATGTGCGTggatgtgtctgtgtgtttgttctGAAAAACAAGGGGTCAACATAATGAatttatattcatttcctggTAGCTTAAGTATGCCTGCTACTACAATTTGTTTATAGGtttgaaaacatttaaacaaaAGTTGTGAGTTGTTTTGAAGCTTCAAAATAACATGGCTCATGTGAGTGGCAGAATTTTTTAGAATACTGCATTTTTTTTGCAAatttgctaacatttttttttcaataataaaacATTAGTCTATCTTTAACACTAAaagttctttttcaaatattaataacaTTAAGAATACTAGAAGTAGGCAAAAGCCAACTGAAATCTCCTTACAGAGAGAGAATCTCTACACATATTTAGAtgcatttccttccctttttaatGCAGGCATGCATTTTCCTGAGTTGCTTTgtgcatgtaaaatattttttcgCCTATTAATATCTAGTGATTTTCCCCTCTGCATTATATGGTGGCAGCATAGAGCAGTGACAGAGAACCCGGGGTCAGGGTCAGAGTACCGGGCTTTGAATTCAGTACACCCCACACTTACATATGCAGCCGTCCCCCCAGCCCTTATTTGCAGTTTGGCTTTCTGCGGTTTCAGTTACCCAGGGTTAATCATGGCCTGAAAATATTTAAACGGAAAATCCCAggaacaattcataagttttaaacgGCACCCCATTGTGAGGagcatgatgaaatctcgcgCTGACCTTCCCAGGGCAAGAACCACGccttcctccagcctctcctCGCCGCACAGGCTCCACCAACTATTCACTGAGTAGCCCTCGCGGTGGTCAGATCGACCTCCTGATATCGCGATGCTGGTGCTCAAGTAATCCTCATTTTATTCGTTATGGCCCCAAAGCTCAAGAGTAGCGATTGTGGCAGTTTGGATATGCTAAAGAGAACCTGTAAAATGCTTCCTCTAAGTGAGAAGGTGCAAGTTCTCCAGGTAAGCAATATTATCCTCTCTCATCATCACGGGAAGcagggtgagtacagtac is a genomic window of Myotis daubentonii chromosome 9, mMyoDau2.1, whole genome shotgun sequence containing:
- the LOC132242186 gene encoding olfactory receptor 2AG1, producing the protein MEHWNSTLGSGFILMGILKDSESPELLCAIITILYMLALTSNGLLLLVITMDTRLHVPMYLLLGQLSLMDLLFTSVVTPKALVDFLRSENTISFGGCALQMFLALTLGGAEDLLLAFMAYDRYVAICHPLNYMVLMSTRVCWLMVATSWILASLSAFAYTMYTMHYPFCKARMIRHLLCEIPPLLKLACADTSRYELMVYVMGVTFLMPPLVAILVSYTLILFTVLHMPSNEGRQKALVTCSSHLTVVGMFYGAATFMYILPSSLHSPKQDNIISVFYTIVTPALNPLIYSLRNKEVMGALRRVMGKYMLRTYPTF